The following are encoded in a window of Gasterosteus aculeatus chromosome 5, fGasAcu3.hap1.1, whole genome shotgun sequence genomic DNA:
- the LOC120819229 gene encoding uncharacterized protein LOC120819229, with product MNKRSVAINGPADCLVSLRAQPGDRETRRGPAHVAARGQEAREKSSAVPASSAPPCSPQRRWSADFCRCGASAIITVKKDKKEPQPPHRGVSLLRPRAASHHASKRYSCPPIGVFGSPSSSSSSSSTTSSCSSPPPVQTSVITGSDPLGWKLRPKSGSTPLRSRTNRLSLQIPLPVAVPAISCRAVDAGHPDPSGENKPPLRPKPPRRRHSDSSAFLGSLEGPLPLVTLEELRDVRLRQLALLDESDDVFGRETEGAAGPTARPRSVPPPVPKKTAMARQIAQLMSHSHRRRGPLLAKEEDIYSSVVKPKGQHSHQTEDHSGVNAKITGLRVDASGDRERSTPRFPG from the exons ATGAACAAACGTTCCGTTGCCATTAACGGCCCAGCTGATTGTCTTGTGAGCCTCAGAGCGCAGCCGGGAGACCGCGAGACCAGACGAGGGCCGGCTCATGTGGCAGCACGCGGCCAGGAGGCCAGAGAGAAGTCCTCAGCAGTCCCCGCCTCTAGCGCGCCGCCATGTTCTCCTCAGCGCCGGTGGTCGGCCGACTTCTGCAGGTGTGGCGCCTCGGCCATCATTACCGTGAAGAAGGATAAGAAGGAACCGCAGCCTCCTCACCGCGGCGTGTCCCTCCTCCGACCCCGCGCCGCGTCCCATCATGCGTCCAAACGCTACTCCTGCCCCCCCATCGGGGTGTTCGgatcaccttcctcctcctcctcctcctcctctaccacTTCTTcgtgctcctctcctcctcccgtccagaCATCCGTCATCACGGGCAGCGACCCTCTCGGTTGGAAGCTGCGTCCCAAGTCAGGCTCCACGCCCCTCAGGTCTCGCACCAACCGGCTGTCTCTGCAGATTCCCCTCCCAGTCGCCGTCCCTGCGATAAGCTGTAGGGCCGTGGACGCTGGTCACCCAGACCCCTCTGGTGAAAACAAACCCCCTCTCAGACCCAAACCACCACGCCGCCGCCACTCCGACTCCTCGGCCTTCCTCGGGTCCCTGGAGGGCCCTCTTCCCCTGGTGACCCTTGAGGAGCTCCGCGACGTCCGCCTCCGCCAGCTCGCCCTACTGGACGAGTCTGACGACGTCTTCGGCAGGGAGACTGAAGGGGCGGCGGGGCCGACCGCTCGGCCACGCAGCGTCCCACCGCCGGTTCCGAAGAAGACGGCCATGGCGCGGCAAATAGCACAACTGATGAGTCATTCACACCGACGCCGTGGACCTCTCCTGGCTAAAGAGGAAGACATTTACAGCAGCGTTGTGAAGCCAAAAGGTCAACATTCACACCAGACTGAGGACCACAGCGGCGTGAACGCCAAAATCACTG GCCTCCGCGTGGATGCTAGCGGCGACAGGGAGAGGTCAACGCCACGCTTCCCCGGCTGA